The Telopea speciosissima isolate NSW1024214 ecotype Mountain lineage chromosome 11, Tspe_v1, whole genome shotgun sequence genome includes the window CAAACATACAGAAAGCTCCAAAGCTTGCTGTATCTCTCTATCTAATTAATAATAAGGTCCTTCCACTTGCAAGCACAGCTATGTAGTGTTGGGTGATCCAATCCAGTGTGCTTTCACATGGGTTCTATTGTAATATTAAATTCACACTCTCCATCTATAAAACCCAGACTAACCCTCACCATTAATCTCACAGAAGCACCAAACTCACAAGCATTTTTGAGTACTTGAGATATGGCTTCCAATAAGGCACTTGCATCAACTGCCATTCTCCTGACCCTCaaccttctcttcttcactaTGGTCTCTTCCCAATGCCTAatacctccaccaccaccaccaaagtcATCGTCACCTAAGCCAAGCCCTAAGCCCACACCACCATCACCTAAGCCAAGCCCTAAGCCTGCAGGTAAGGGAAGTTGCCCAAAGGACACCTTAAAGTTTGGTGTTTGTGCCAATGTGCTGAAGAACTTGGTCAACATAGTATTTGGAAAACCACCCAAGACCCCTTGCTGCAGTCTCATCAAGGGTCTGGTTGATCTTGAGGCTGCTGTTTGCCTTTGCACTGCCCTCAAGGCTAACATCTTGGGCCTTAACCTCAATGTCCCAGTTTCCTTGACCTTGCTATTGAACTACTGTGGAAAGAAGGTCCCATCCGGCTTCCAGTGTGCCTAGGTAGTGTTGTGCCATGCCACCTTATATTGCTACTCTCTAACTCTTACCAATTTTTTGTTGCGTTTCTATTCCTTTCTTGTTGTGTTTATTGGACTTTTATATGCTGTGGCTTGAGTGATCAGTACTACTGTTGTAATTCTTAGTGTACTCCATTGATTTGATGGCTGTAAGGATCCTTATTTTCATCCTCTACATCTTCCCTAtatcttttatatataatgaaAATAAGTGAAGCTGTAACAACTTGTGGGATTGAAGTGAATCTGTGTATTTTATAAAGGAAGTGactttcttcattcttttgttAATGAGAAAGAATTCATCTTTTTACAAGTAATGGATGCGGCATTGTGTCTTTGATATAGAGGGCAGATCTCGGcccaatggtaaggttgctccattgcgatcTGGTGGTTGTAGGTTTACGTCGAGAAACAGTCTCTCAGCGCAGCGgggtctttgttttttttttttggttgaagaaaATTTATCAAACAAGTGTGAAGAGCTCATGGATGGAGGACAACATTGTTCCTATATCCATGGATCAGAAAGGGGCTAAACTGTCATACATGCCAATGACAGGGCTTTCCGGCCTAGCCAGGGAGTCAGCTATGCTGTTAATGTCCTGTGGAACATACATGAAATTGCAAGTATCAAAATAAGAATGTAAAAGCCAGATATCCTCAATTATCGATCTGATAGTAAGCACCTGAGCGGAGAGGCCTTGGATCTATCTTGCAGGTAGGAAATCACATCCTTGTTGTCAGACTCAACCTTCAGATATTGCTTCAATTCTAGTATTCCGGAGTGAATGGCCTGTGTTTCACCCACAGTAGGTAATGAGAATGAGATAACTTTTCAAGTTACGACATATATAACCTAGACCACCCTTATGATACTCCACAGACCCCGCAGTGAGTAGATATTGGCTCCTAGTACTATCAAAGAACTAGGCAAGTGTTTCACCATTTGGTATATTTTTTGGTTGGACATGACTAAAAAGCACATTTGAACATGATTGATTGAGAGAAAGAATTCAGCCATTTGATGTTCCATTGCATtgtatttcaataaaaatattttctccCTTTCTAATCCTTTTACAATTTTGTATTGGTTTCCAACAAATCTGTAACTTGGCAAATAAAATTGCAGATGACACTTGTTGCAAAATCCAGAAAATGTCTCTATAAAACATCATTTTAAACAACTTGATGGTTTAATTAGACCATAAGCATAGCCAACTGCATTGGTGCAAGATGATTGTGctatttgattttgataatTAAGATTCACATCTTCTAATTCTATCCCACTGCATGGATTCTGAGAACTACAATCAAATTTCACAGCTACTTCAGTCGCCGACGTTCCTCGAACATTCTTGTAGGTGACCTGACTAATTTTCACCCCTGAAACCTGCAAATCATATCTTTGTTAGTGAGACTAGTTGAATTTGGAAACTTCAAATTAGAGGAGAGAAAAGCCATAGAATGATTTTAACTCTTTCCAAACAGTTCAGGAAAATATCAACAATTAAAGAGGCCCAATAGGCCCAAAGTCCAGCTTAAGGGCTGAAACCTGAAGTGTAATGGGGGCCCAGTTCAATTGATCaacattttgttattttatggTCAAGTATGATAATTATAAACTAGTTTTCCAAATTTACCCTCATATTGCTGTACCTGTTCAGGGCAATCTTCAGTATGTGGGCAGTAATTTTGGTCAATTATAATAGGATTATCGACATTTCTCATGATGCCATCTTGGAAAAGGACACCATTGACGAATCCATAACTGGGCTTTCCCCATGACTTAATTCTGAACCCATTCTGGCTACCTGTGAAAGCAACTGTTTTAACTGTCACATTCTGCACGCCTGGTTCTTTTAGAGCCCGGCCCAGACTTCCAATGCTGCAAAAAACACACATCTACATGTTTAGTCTTCTCTCTAGCTATTTGATATGAAGAGATCCATAGAAACCAGATTCAACAAATTTAAGAACATCACACACCTGATGCCATGCCCGGGTCCACAGGCAATGCTTTCGATCCACAAGTTAGAGGTGCCTGGACCGATCGAGATGCAATCGTCCCCAGTCTTGATGTTGGCACCCTTAATCGTGACATCGGTTGACATCTCTATGTGAATGCCATCGGTGTTGAGGCTGTTTCCACCAGCCATGACCGTCACCCCTTGTACGTCGACGTTCTTGCAGTGATCAATGACAATGTGAAACATTTGACTGTTTAGTGATGTTAATCCATTGATAACAATGTCTTTTGAGTTTGTAAAGCCTAGATTCTGCATAAAcatagaagaaggaagggaagggaagagaaatgTTATGACAAGATATTTATTTGCTAAGTGGGCTAGGCTCAAATTCAGTCCAAACTATTGGGCTGACTTTTTAACATACCATAGCTCCTTCTGGGCAATTGTTTCCGGAAGCCTTGCAAGCCCACAAAGTGCTCCCTTGCCCGTCAAGGGTCCCACCGTAAATTGAAACCCCGATGACTCCCTCGAACATAAGCCAGGTTCCAGCATTGCCGATGACACGATAATTCGATGGAGCAACAAGGGTCCCGTCGATCTGTATTGTAATATCAGTGTTCCTGCAATTCCCAACAAAATGGGCCTGGCCCATATAATATCGTCCCGGGGGTACATAGATTGTGGCCGGGCTACTAAAGCCACAAGCTTTAGCCCATGCACGAAGGAACGCAGGGGCTGAGTTTGTTCTGCTGTTGGGCCTAGCCCCCAAGCTGACCACATTATAGATTGCAGTACCAGTAGATGGgctaaagaagaggaagagaagtgagataaaaaaaatcatgggcttcttcattttcatttttgggtgAGATAGGGAAGTTAATGGAAGTTTGGGTGATCAATCAGTCaatcaagaaagaaagaggaaatgaGAATTTGATGGGAGAAGTGAAAGTGAGGTTATGGGCTATTTATAGGATAGAAAGATAAGAGACAAATGGATAAGGCCATAAGGGTATTATTTGTTTTCTAAAGTCTAATGAAGGGAGTCAGGGAGACATAAAGACTAACCCTTTTGTTTTCACGGCGCATTTAGTTGCAGGAAATAAGAATTATCATTAAATGAAACATAAATTCCGCATCACCGGTTTAAGGTTTCagttaattaataattaatggaAATGGAGTGCTCAAGAAATCAAATAGGAGGTAGGAATCTATCTATAGCTATAGGGATGAAGTTACTATATAGCAAGGGCAGGAAAAATGCCGGTTTGTCTGCAAGGAAACCTGCCCTCTTTATGGTTTACATTAAATCCAAACTAACTTACTGGTTAGTTAACCCATAACAAAGCTttatatatctctctctcaacccaGTTAAACTGTTCTAAAAATATTGACCCGGTTGGTTGGACCATCAATGACCCACTTTAGATGAATGGTTTTATCTAAAAAAGGGTTACTGAGTCAACCGTTTGTTGGTTTGACCGGTTAAACCATCTGGGTCCATCATAATAACCCACCTCCTTGATCGGTTGGTCCGATGGGTCTTGGAACCAAGGGTTTAAAGAATGGTATGGTTGGCCACAGTCAAACATATTAGTAAGACTAATATTCCataaatcatataaaattaaaactaaatgGGTCAGATGGGTTGTAAACTTGTAGTGGGTGGGTTGAGAATTGAGATTGGGAATGTGTTTAGTTTAGATGATATTTTAAATGGGTTACGGGTCAACctacccacccacccacccacccacccacccaattGCCCACACCC containing:
- the LOC122646528 gene encoding polygalacturonase-like is translated as MKMKKPMIFFISLLFLFFSPSTGTAIYNVVSLGARPNSRTNSAPAFLRAWAKACGFSSPATIYVPPGRYYMGQAHFVGNCRNTDITIQIDGTLVAPSNYRVIGNAGTWLMFEGVIGVSIYGGTLDGQGSTLWACKASGNNCPEGAMNLGFTNSKDIVINGLTSLNSQMFHIVIDHCKNVDVQGVTVMAGGNSLNTDGIHIEMSTDVTIKGANIKTGDDCISIGPGTSNLWIESIACGPGHGISIGSLGRALKEPGVQNVTVKTVAFTGSQNGFRIKSWGKPSYGFVNGVLFQDGIMRNVDNPIIIDQNYCPHTEDCPEQVSGVKISQVTYKNVRGTSATEVAVKFDCSSQNPCSGIELEDVNLNYQNQIAQSSCTNAVGYAYGLIKPSSCLK
- the LOC122646570 gene encoding 14 kDa proline-rich protein DC2.15-like isoform X2; this encodes MASNKALASTAILLTLNLLFFTMPTPPSPKPSPKPAGKGSCPKDTLKFGVCANVLKNLVNIVFGKPPKTPCCSLIKGLVDLEAAVCLCTALKANILGLNLNVPVSLTLLLNYCGKKVPSGFQCA
- the LOC122646570 gene encoding 14 kDa proline-rich protein DC2.15-like isoform X1 yields the protein MASNKALASTAILLTLNLLFFTMVSSQCLIPPPPPPKSSSPKPSPKPTPPSPKPSPKPAGKGSCPKDTLKFGVCANVLKNLVNIVFGKPPKTPCCSLIKGLVDLEAAVCLCTALKANILGLNLNVPVSLTLLLNYCGKKVPSGFQCA